The DNA region CGATGCCGATGGCCACCAGCTCGATCGGCGAGCGCGCCTCGATCATTTGGATGACCTGGCGCAAGTGCCGGTCGAGATAGTTGCCGGGATTGACCGAAAGCGTCGAATCGTCGACCGGCGCACCGTCGGAGATGACCATCAGAATGCGCCGCTGCTCGGGCCGGGCCAGCAGCCGGGCGTGCGACCACAGCAGCGCCTCGCCGTCGATGTTCTCCTTCAAGAGGCCTTCGCGCAACATCAGACCCAGGTTCTTGCGGGCCCGGCGCCAGGGCTCGTCGGCGCTTTTGTAGACGATGTGGCGGAGATCGTTGAGGCGGCCCGGGTTGGGCAGCTTGCCCTCGGTCAGCCAGCGTTCGCGCGATTGGCCGCCCTTCCAGGCCCGGGTGGTGAAGCCCAGGATCTCGACGCTCACGGCGCAGCGCTCGAGCGTGCGGGCCAGGACGTCGGCGCACATGGCGGCGACGCTGATGGGGCGGCCGCGCATGGAGCCCGAATTGTCGATCAGCAGCGTCACCACGGTGTCGCGGAAGTCGGTCTCCTTTTCCTGCTTGTAGCTCAGCGGATTGAGCGGATTGACCACCACCCGGGCCAGGCGGCCGGCATCCAGGATGCCTTCGTCCAGGTCGAAAGCCCAGGAGCGCTGCTGCTTGGCCAGCAGGCGGCGCTGAAGGCGGTTGGCCAGCCGCGAGACGACGTTGTGCAGGTGCTGGATCTGCTGGTCGAGGTGATTGCGCAGCCGCGCCAGCTCCTCGGGCTCGCAAAGTTCGGGGGCGTAGACGACCTCGTCATAAAGCGTCGAATAGGCCCGGTAAGGGGGCTCGCCGGGGGCATTCCCGAGCGGGCCATCGGGCCACCAGGGCTGGCGCGAGCGGCCGGGCTCCTCGTCGCCCTCGCCGGCCGGCATGTATTCCTCGCCCAGCGTGCCGTCGGCCTCGCCGTCGACGTCGCCCTCGGCTTCGCTCATCTCGTCGCCCTGGGCCGCCATGGCATCGGGCGACGAGCCTTCGCCGTCGACGTCCTCGCCCTCGCTGTCGTCCTCGCTGTCCTGGTCGTCGGGCGCCTCGTCGCTGTCGTCGCCCTCCCATTCCTCGGCCAGGTCGAGGTGGGCGATCATGCGCCTGGCGACCTGGCTGAAGGCGTCCTGGTCGGCCGCCGCCGCGGTCAGGGCCTCGAGATCGGTGGCCGCCTTGTCGTCGATCAGCGGCTGCCAGAGCTCGACCAGTTGACCGGCCGCGGACGGCACCTGACGGCCGGTCAGGCGCTGGCGCAGCATCAGGCGCACGGCCTCGGCCAGCGGCGCCTCGGAGCGATCGTTGAGCTGGGCGAAGCCCTGGCTGCGGCAATGGCTTTCGAGGGCGGCATCGAGGTTCTGGGCGACGCCGGTCATGCGGTTGGCGCCGATGGCCTCGACGCGGGCAATCTCGAGCGAATCGTAGACGGCCCGGGCATCGCCGCCGCTGGGCAGCCGCCGGGCGTGCATCTCGGGGTCGTGGTGGCGCTGCTTCAGCGCCAGCTGGTCCGCGATGCCGCGGATCTCGTCGATCTCGCCGGCCTCCAGCTCGCGTGAGGGCTGGGGCAAGCGTGCCGTGCCCTGCACCAGCCCCGGCGCCTCGGCACCAAAGCTGACCTCGAGCTCGGCCTCTTCGGCGATGGCCCGGGTGGCCGCGGCGACGGCGCGCTTGAAGGGCTCGACGGGGCTTTCGGGCTGGCTCACGTCAGGCTCACGCCAGGGTCATGTCCCAGGGTCACGTCAGAGTCGCCTGGGCCGCCGATTCCGGCAGATCCTCGCCCAGGCAGCGCTGGTAGTATTCGGCCACCGAGGCGCGCTCGACCTCGTCGCACTTGTTGAGGAAGGTGAGGCGGAAGGCGAAGCCGATGTCGTCGAAGATGCTGGCGTTCTCGGCCCAGTGGATCACCGTGCGCGGCGACATGACGGTGGAAATGTCACCGTTGACGAAACCGGCCCGGGTGAGGTCGGCGACGTTGACCATGGCGGCCAGGGTCTTGCGGCCCTCGGCGTTGTCGTACTCGGGCACCTTGGCCAGCACGATGCCGCATTCGGCCTCGTGCTCGAGGTAGTTGAGGGTGGCGACGATGTTCCAACGGTCCATCTGGCCCTGGTTGATCTGCTGGGTGCCGTGGTAGAGGCCGGTGGTGTCGCCCAGCCCGATGGTGTTGGTGGTGGAAAACAGCCGAAAGGAGGGATGCGGGCGGATGATCCTGTTCTGGTCGAGGAGGGTGAGCTTGCCCTCGGCCTCCAGGGCGCGCTGGATCACGAACATGACGTCGGGACGGCCGGCGTCGTATTCGTCGAAGCAGATGGCGGTGGCGGATTGCAGCGCCCAGGGCAGCATGCCTTCGCGGAACTCGGTGATCTGCTGGTTGTCGCGGATGACGATGGCATCCTTGCCAATCAGGTCGATGCGGCTGATGTGGCTGTCCAGATTGATCCGGATGCAGGCCCAGTTGAGCCGCGCCGCCACCTGCTCGACATGGGTCGACTTGCCGGTGCCGTGGTAGCCCTGAATCATGACTCGGCGGTTGTGGGCAAAGCCGGCCAGGATGGCCAGCGTGGTGTCGTGGTCGAATTGATAGGCCTCGTCGATATCGGGAACCAGCTCGTGGGCCTGCGAGAACGCCGGCACTTCGAAATCGCTGTCGAGGCCGAACAGCTGGCGTACCGACACCTTGATGTCAGGCATTCCTGTGGGGCGCGTGTCGGCGTCTTCAAAGGTCTCCACCGTGGTCATCTAGCGAAACTTCCTGTTTGGGGGTTGTCGTGAGGTGGTTTTGGCGATCGTCCGCGGCGGACCGCAAATCAACAGTAGCCGCAGGTCAGCAGATGGGCGTAGGCCTGATTGACCTCTTTGAGTCTGTCCTCGGCCTCTCGATCACCACCGTTGGCGTCGGGATGATACTTCTTGGCGAGCGATTTGTAACGCGCCTTGATGTCGTCCAGCGTGGTGTCGGCAGCCAGGTTCAAAAGCGCCAAGGCGTGGCGTTCCTCGGGCGCCAGGGAGCGGCCGTCGGGGCGGCGTTCGTCATCCTCGGCCCGGCCCTGGGCCCGGCCGGCGGCGGCATGGCTCTCGAGGATGCCGAGCTCGTCGTAGATCGGCGCCTTGAAGTGGCTGGGATCGTCGCCAAAACGCCAGGTCGGCCGGTGCCAGGTCACCGAACTTTGCTGGTAGCGCTCGATCTCGTCTTGGCTCATGCCTTCGAAATAGTTCCAAGAGGCGTTGTAGGCGCGCACGTGTTCGAGGCAGAACCAGAAGTGATGCCCCAAATCGCGCGGCGAGCGCGGCGCCCGATAGTCGCCAGCGGCGGCGCAATCGGGGTGGT from Alphaproteobacteria bacterium includes:
- the cobT gene encoding cobaltochelatase subunit CobT, with protein sequence MSQPESPVEPFKRAVAAATRAIAEEAELEVSFGAEAPGLVQGTARLPQPSRELEAGEIDEIRGIADQLALKQRHHDPEMHARRLPSGGDARAVYDSLEIARVEAIGANRMTGVAQNLDAALESHCRSQGFAQLNDRSEAPLAEAVRLMLRQRLTGRQVPSAAGQLVELWQPLIDDKAATDLEALTAAAADQDAFSQVARRMIAHLDLAEEWEGDDSDEAPDDQDSEDDSEGEDVDGEGSSPDAMAAQGDEMSEAEGDVDGEADGTLGEEYMPAGEGDEEPGRSRQPWWPDGPLGNAPGEPPYRAYSTLYDEVVYAPELCEPEELARLRNHLDQQIQHLHNVVSRLANRLQRRLLAKQQRSWAFDLDEGILDAGRLARVVVNPLNPLSYKQEKETDFRDTVVTLLIDNSGSMRGRPISVAAMCADVLARTLERCAVSVEILGFTTRAWKGGQSRERWLTEGKLPNPGRLNDLRHIVYKSADEPWRRARKNLGLMLREGLLKENIDGEALLWSHARLLARPEQRRILMVISDGAPVDDSTLSVNPGNYLDRHLRQVIQMIEARSPIELVAIGIGHDVTRYYRRAVTIVDAEQLGGAMMDKLAELFDDDPLLQSQTQRGRRRRVH
- the cobS gene encoding cobaltochelatase subunit CobS; translated protein: MTTVETFEDADTRPTGMPDIKVSVRQLFGLDSDFEVPAFSQAHELVPDIDEAYQFDHDTTLAILAGFAHNRRVMIQGYHGTGKSTHVEQVAARLNWACIRINLDSHISRIDLIGKDAIVIRDNQQITEFREGMLPWALQSATAICFDEYDAGRPDVMFVIQRALEAEGKLTLLDQNRIIRPHPSFRLFSTTNTIGLGDTTGLYHGTQQINQGQMDRWNIVATLNYLEHEAECGIVLAKVPEYDNAEGRKTLAAMVNVADLTRAGFVNGDISTVMSPRTVIHWAENASIFDDIGFAFRLTFLNKCDEVERASVAEYYQRCLGEDLPESAAQATLT
- a CDS encoding DnaJ domain-containing protein, with the protein product MSRISVRQRSAAEVRLCDHPDCAAAGDYRAPRSPRDLGHHFWFCLEHVRAYNASWNYFEGMSQDEIERYQQSSVTWHRPTWRFGDDPSHFKAPIYDELGILESHAAAGRAQGRAEDDERRPDGRSLAPEERHALALLNLAADTTLDDIKARYKSLAKKYHPDANGGDREAEDRLKEVNQAYAHLLTCGYC